A DNA window from Paraburkholderia hospita contains the following coding sequences:
- a CDS encoding DUF3303 domain-containing protein, with product MLTFTWTPDARIREEAIERFQKTDGLPPAGATLLGRWTRADLSGAVSICSKPKT from the coding sequence ATGCTGACGTTCACCTGGACACCCGACGCCCGTATTCGCGAAGAAGCTATCGAGCGTTTCCAGAAGACGGACGGTCTTCCACCAGCGGGCGCCACGTTACTCGGGAGATGGACCCGGGCGGACCTGAGCGGCGCGGTTTCGATCTGCTCGAAGCCGAAGACCTGA
- a CDS encoding ParA family protein yields MNTGVRRAEKPQMSVKLKHAPKPMPLAAIKAIAENASGMLVDVRESMLAPHPRKNPPVFTTAQVGDLCRIDRQRMHYISRTEADLPQGTLRHSRSREFTLSETRVWIDRIGPYSKRPAGVKGKKIAIGNFKGGVSKTTTAMTLAQGLSLFGRRVLLVDLDPQASLSALHGILADSEVADEHTVLPLIYGDEEDLLYAVQSTYWDGVDLVPASAALFGAEFFLPFKQSKDQSFQFWNVLNKGLEPLLDEYDVIIIDTPPALSYLTINAFMAADGLIVPTPPSALDYASSTQFWNLFSDLSESMQQVAPELVKSFDFIHVLLAKVDQSQAATPIVRDWINKTYEGLVLPIEIPTTAVTQTAAAEFGTVYDISRYQGSLKTYQRAREAYDRFAEIVDQQLVALWFADQEAE; encoded by the coding sequence GTAAAGTTGAAGCATGCGCCCAAGCCCATGCCACTTGCTGCAATCAAAGCCATCGCAGAGAACGCCAGTGGAATGCTCGTAGACGTGCGCGAAAGCATGCTTGCCCCCCATCCTCGCAAGAATCCCCCAGTCTTTACAACTGCTCAAGTTGGCGATTTGTGTCGGATAGACAGGCAGCGAATGCACTATATTTCGCGGACCGAGGCCGATCTTCCTCAAGGGACGCTCCGCCATAGCCGCAGCAGAGAGTTTACGCTTTCCGAAACGCGGGTGTGGATTGATCGAATCGGGCCCTACTCCAAGCGTCCGGCGGGCGTAAAAGGCAAAAAAATTGCGATCGGCAATTTCAAAGGCGGAGTTAGTAAGACCACTACCGCCATGACCTTAGCGCAGGGTCTCTCATTGTTTGGGCGCAGGGTTCTTCTGGTTGACCTCGATCCGCAAGCGTCACTCTCGGCTCTCCACGGAATCCTTGCAGACAGCGAGGTCGCGGATGAGCACACCGTGCTTCCGTTGATCTATGGCGACGAGGAAGATCTTCTGTATGCTGTTCAATCCACGTACTGGGATGGAGTGGACCTTGTTCCGGCGAGCGCCGCGTTGTTCGGCGCAGAATTTTTCCTGCCGTTCAAGCAGTCTAAAGATCAGTCGTTTCAGTTCTGGAATGTGCTGAATAAGGGACTTGAGCCTCTGTTGGACGAATACGACGTCATCATCATCGACACGCCGCCTGCCCTTTCTTATCTGACGATCAATGCCTTCATGGCGGCCGACGGCCTCATCGTCCCGACCCCACCAAGCGCGCTCGACTATGCGTCGTCGACGCAATTCTGGAATCTGTTTTCGGATCTTTCAGAAAGCATGCAGCAGGTAGCGCCCGAACTCGTTAAGAGCTTCGACTTCATTCATGTCCTTCTTGCCAAAGTCGACCAGAGCCAAGCCGCCACGCCGATCGTTCGTGACTGGATCAATAAGACCTATGAAGGTCTCGTCCTTCCGATCGAAATCCCTACAACAGCCGTTACTCAAACGGCCGCGGCGGAATTTGGCACGGTGTACGACATCTCGCGTTACCAAGGAAGTTTGAAAACCTACCAACGCGCTCGGGAGGCATACGATCGATTTGCGGAGATCGTCGATCAGCAGCTTGTGGCACTTTGGTTTGCAGATCAGGAGGCCGAATGA
- a CDS encoding ParB/RepB/Spo0J family partition protein, whose product MSIKDRLAAKAATIGTSPRPQKSSEDSPGRPKTAPGQLMASLPLLAEKEKELQAAIKRIEELESTDNTYSEEVEISTLIEVPGRRRVLSQQEYGELRANLQANPLVHPIVYRPLGDGRNEIISGNNRVAIYRDDLGRTKIRGVPFIGTDTEVELGAAFSNLLAPSLPDFEKYRQFQRIQENLGLTQADIIRASGLAQSHVARILSFDNLPSAAKEFIAAKPHRLGGTAAAKFAALAQQGHELEVTQAIRTLVESEEMTQERALSLATPARPKAPQPTATTITLGKKKFCDVSVRSGVVGLRFAGKDSEAKAAEWGERIAEFIRTKLEADDRQSSNLDVE is encoded by the coding sequence ATGAGTATCAAAGACCGTCTCGCGGCGAAGGCTGCAACAATTGGAACATCGCCGCGCCCGCAAAAGAGCAGCGAGGACTCGCCGGGGAGGCCTAAGACTGCACCCGGCCAATTGATGGCGTCACTTCCGCTGTTGGCCGAGAAGGAGAAAGAACTCCAAGCCGCAATCAAGCGCATTGAGGAGCTCGAGTCCACTGACAACACATATTCGGAAGAAGTCGAGATTTCTACCTTGATCGAGGTCCCTGGCCGTCGACGCGTTTTGTCGCAACAGGAGTACGGAGAACTACGGGCGAATTTGCAAGCCAATCCTCTTGTTCACCCTATTGTTTATCGACCGCTGGGCGACGGGCGCAATGAAATTATTTCCGGGAACAACCGGGTAGCGATTTACCGAGATGATCTTGGCCGTACGAAAATCCGCGGTGTGCCCTTCATCGGGACGGACACGGAAGTTGAGCTCGGCGCTGCGTTCTCAAATCTGCTGGCACCCTCCCTTCCCGACTTCGAAAAATACCGGCAGTTTCAGCGCATCCAAGAAAACTTAGGGCTGACGCAGGCTGACATTATTCGGGCTTCCGGACTTGCGCAGAGTCACGTGGCCCGGATTCTGTCGTTCGACAATCTCCCCTCGGCTGCGAAGGAGTTTATCGCGGCCAAGCCACATCGGCTCGGTGGTACTGCAGCTGCGAAGTTTGCCGCGCTGGCGCAGCAAGGTCATGAGCTTGAAGTCACGCAGGCTATCCGCACGCTGGTCGAATCGGAGGAGATGACTCAGGAAAGGGCCTTGAGTTTGGCTACGCCTGCGCGTCCGAAAGCACCTCAGCCGACGGCTACAACGATCACGCTTGGAAAGAAAAAGTTTTGCGATGTTTCGGTACGCAGCGGTGTCGTCGGACTGCGTTTCGCGGGGAAAGATAGCGAGGCCAAGGCAGCAGAGTGGGGCGAACGGATCGCGGAGTTTATCCGGACAAAGCTTGAAGCAGATGATAGGCAGTCATCCAATTTGGATGTTGAATAA